In Citrus sinensis cultivar Valencia sweet orange chromosome 2, DVS_A1.0, whole genome shotgun sequence, a single genomic region encodes these proteins:
- the LOC107176047 gene encoding uncharacterized protein LOC107176047: MVAPSFVSSCDSDDISVGKLFAEKNELILQLRKVAFRDKFDFKIARSTTTRFEAHCCSESCKWRIRATRSSNEQNVPWVVKRIDNVHTCHNEVLVDGRHQVKSRVVGHIIAEKYIQDKRIYTPNDIRADMQHEYGVQLTYQQAYRAREVSLEIIRGNPAESYNLLPKYSHVLTTANEGTVTHLEQDGDGNFLYYFVALGSSIKGFMQYIRPVIAVDGTHLKGLYRGSMFVATCLDGNNQLYPLAIGIMDSENNDAWEWFMMKLHGVIGDRHELVIISDRCTAIRRAVLKVFHNATHGVCFYHIKGNIKSQFRMSKALWDEFEPAFINAAKAYGHEEFKRQLEGLWMIHSGAADYLENNVGTCNWARSQFEGRRYIILTTNIAESVNA; this comes from the coding sequence ATGGTTGCTCCAAGCTTTGTTAGCAGTTGTGACTCAGATGATATCAGCGTGGGTAAGCTATTTGCTGAGAAGAATGAGCTTATATTACAACTACGCAAGGTGGCCTTTAGagataagtttgatttcaagattgcacgGTCTACTACGACACGTTTCGAGGCTCACTGTTGTTCAGAATCATGTAAATGGCGTATTCGAGCAACTAGAAGTTCGAACGAGCAAAATGTTCCTTGGGTGGTGAAGAGAATTGATAATGTACACACTTGTCATAATGAGGTATTGGTTGATGGACGTCATCAAGTAAAGAGCCGGGTTGTCGGTCATATTATcgcagaaaaatatattcaagataAGAGGATTTATACTCCCAATGACATAAGAGCAGATATGCAACATGAATACGGTGTTCAGTTAACATACCAGCAAGCATATAGGGCGAGAGAAGTTAGTCTTGAAATAATTCGCGGCAACCCTGCAGAGTCATACAACTTGCTCCCTAAATACTCTCACGTACTAACTACAGCGAATGAGGGTACAGTCACTCACCTCGAGCAGGATGGAGATGGTAATTTCTTATACTATTTTGTAGCACTCGGATCTTCCATCAAGGGGTTTATGCAGTACATTCGGCCTGTCATTGCTGTAGATGGTACTCATCTGAAGGGACTATATCGTGGAAGCATGTTCGTGGCAACATGTCTTGATGGTAACAATCAATTGTATCCGTTAGCCATTGGGATCATGGATTCAGAAAACAATGATGCTTGGGAATGGTTTATGATGAAGTTACACGGAGTTATTGGTGATAGACATGAGTTAGTAATTATCTCTGATCGATGCACTGCCATAAGGAGAGCCGTTCTTAAAGTATTTCACAATGCAACtcatggcgtttgtttttaccaCATCAAAGGTAACATTAAGTCACAATTTAGAATGTCCAAAGCTCTTTGGGATGAATTTGAGCCTGCCTTTATTAATGCAGCAAAAGCATATGGCCATGAGGAATTTAAGAGACAACTTGAGGGGTTGTGGATGATCCACTCGGGTGCGGCTGATTACCTAGAAAATAATGTCGGTACGTGTAATTGGGCAAGGTCTCAGTTTGAAGGTAGGAGGTACATCATTCTTACCACCAACATCGCGGAGAGTGTTAATGCTTAG
- the LOC107175280 gene encoding transcription factor bHLH167-like: MVAKKCSAAGSSSRAQRNIQEKHRRTHMKDLISQLASVIPCNSKLSMPQILDETTSYIMHLQKNKESLERKKALLKGDDHPEPTVMNISTSGSTLEVNLICGLNRNFMFHEIISVLEEEGAEVIDVTRFNSGDRVIFSVLSKAINSRIGVETERVQERLKDLIL, encoded by the exons ATGGTGGCGAAAAAGTGCTCCGCAGCTGGTTCATCATCTAGGGCTCAGCGAAACATACAAGAGAAACATCGAAGAACGCACATGAAAGATCTCATTTCCCAGCTGGCTTCTGTCATCCCTTGCAACTCCAAG CTGTCAATGCCACAGATATTGGATGAAACCACTAGTTATATAATGCATTTGCAGAAGAATAAGGAAAGTcttgagagaaagaaagcactcttgaaAGGAGATGATCACCCTGAGCCAACAGTAATGAACATATCAACTTCGGGTTCTACTTTGGAGGTGAATTTGATTTGTGGGTTGAATAGAAACTTTATGTTTCATGAAATAATCAGTGTTCTTGAGGAAGAAGGAGCTGAAGTTATTGATGTCACACGATTCAATTCGGGTGATCGGGTCATCTTCTCTGTTCTGTCCAAG GCCATCAATTCAAGAATTGGTGTGGAAACAGAAAGAGTTCAAGAGCGACTGAAAGACCTGATCCTCTGA
- the LOC112497282 gene encoding transcription factor bHLH167-like isoform X5 — MAEENSSAAGSSSRAQRNIKEQHRRMHMKDLISQLASLIPSNSKLSMPEILDEATSYITHLQKNKESLERRRALLKEEDHTEPTVLNITTSDSTLEVNLICGSNRNFMFHEIINVLEEGAAEVINVTQFNSGHQFKNWCGNRQNSRAAERTDSLMLMH; from the exons ATGGCGGAAGAAAATAGCTCTGCAGCTGGTTCATCGTCTAGGGCTCAGCGAAATATAAAGGAGCAACATCGAAGAATGCACATGAAAGATCTCATTTCCCAGCTCGCTTCTCTCATTCCCTCCAACTCCAAG TTGTCTATGCCAGAGATATTGGATGAAGCCACCAGTTATATAACGCATTTGCAGAAGAATAAAGAAAGTCTTGAGAGGAGGAGAGCACTATTGAAAGAAGAGGATCACACTGAGCCAACAGTATTGAACATAACAACTTCGGATTCTACTTTGGAGGTGAATTTGATTTGTGGGTCGAATAGAAACTTTATGTTTCATGAAATTATCAACGTTCTCGAAGAAGGAGCAGCTGAAGTTATAAACGTCACACAATTCAATTCGG GCCATCAATTCAAGAATTGGTGTGGAAACAGACAGAATTCAAGAGCGGCTGAAAGAACTGATTCTCTGATGCTGATGCATTAA
- the LOC112497282 gene encoding transcription factor bHLH167-like isoform X2: protein MAEENSSAAGSSSRAQRNIKEQHRRMHMKDLISQLASLIPSNSKLSMPEILDEATSYITHLQKNKESLERRRALLKEEDHSEPTVMNITTSGSTLEVNLICGSNRNFMFHEIISVLEEGAAEIINVTQFNSGDRVIFSVLSKDLRCYKTAPATLDPAQDHKPRCFKIDNCRI from the exons ATGGCGGAAGAAAATAGCTCTGCAGCTGGTTCATCGTCTAGGGCTCAGCGAAATATAAAGGAGCAACATCGAAGAATGCACATGAAAGATCTCATTTCCCAGCTCGCTTCTCTCATTCCCTCCAACTCCAAG TTGTCTATGCCTGAGATATTGGATGAAGCCACAAGTTATATAACGCATTTGCAGAAGAATAAAGAAAGTCTTGAGAGGAGGAGAGCACTATTGAAGGAAGAGGATCACTCTGAGCCAACAGTAATGAACATAACAACTTCGGGTTCTACTTTGGAGGTGAATTTGATTTGTGGGTCGAATAGAAACTTTATGTTTCATGAAATTATCAGCGTTCTCGAGGAAGGAGCAGCTGAAATTATAAACGTCACACAATTCAATTCGGGTGATCGGGTCATTTTCTCTGTTCTGTCCAAG GACCTAAGGTGCTATAAAACAGCACCAGCAACCTTAGATCCTGCCCAAGATCACAAACCAAGATGCTTCAAGATTGATAACTGCAGAATCTAA
- the LOC112497282 gene encoding transcription factor bHLH167-like isoform X4, with translation MAEENSSAAGSSSRAQRNIKEQHRRMHMKDLISQLASLIPSNSKLSMPEILDEATSYITHLQKNKESLERRRALLKEEDHTEPTVLNITTSDSTLEVNLICGSNRNFMFHEIINVLEEGAAEVINVTQFNSGNRVIFSVLSKAINSRIGVETDRIQERLKELIL, from the exons ATGGCGGAAGAAAATAGCTCTGCAGCTGGTTCATCGTCTAGGGCTCAGCGAAATATAAAGGAGCAACATCGAAGAATGCACATGAAAGATCTCATTTCCCAGCTCGCTTCTCTCATTCCCTCCAACTCCAAG TTGTCTATGCCAGAGATATTGGATGAAGCCACCAGTTATATAACGCATTTGCAGAAGAATAAAGAAAGTCTTGAGAGGAGGAGAGCACTATTGAAAGAAGAGGATCACACTGAGCCAACAGTATTGAACATAACAACTTCGGATTCTACTTTGGAGGTGAATTTGATTTGTGGGTCGAATAGAAACTTTATGTTTCATGAAATTATCAACGTTCTCGAAGAAGGAGCAGCTGAAGTTATAAACGTCACACAATTCAATTCGGGTAATCGGGTCATCTTCTCTGTTCTGTCCAAG GCCATCAATTCAAGAATTGGTGTGGAAACAGACAGAATTCAAGAGCGGCTGAAAGAACTGATTCTCTGA